The following coding sequences are from one Longimicrobiales bacterium window:
- a CDS encoding ketopantoate reductase family protein, with protein MKVVVVGAGGLGSYIGAVLDQAGHEVTLVARGDHRTAIEANGLLVRSHAGDFTARPGCVASGVEIESADLTFVVTKTYSLDEVAPQLCHLAERGSAVVSLLNGVTARERLIAHGVASEQIIDGVAYMTSFRVEPGVVERKASHQRIVVPTPSSESEGTPSERVQDAFTDTLVGVETAEDIRVELWEKMSVVCVLSILCAMGERNMGSVRAHPYRRSLQQQAIGEVLATGRAQGVPIPEGAEARIDERLDQFPDDFFPSVIHDLNGRRRTEMSDLGGCVVRLGREGGVRAPLHEAGTLIVHLAEAVYRSG; from the coding sequence AGGCAGGTCACGAGGTCACCCTGGTGGCGCGAGGAGATCACCGGACCGCCATAGAGGCCAACGGGCTACTTGTTCGGAGCCACGCGGGCGACTTCACGGCCCGGCCCGGCTGCGTTGCATCCGGTGTCGAGATCGAGTCGGCCGACCTGACCTTCGTCGTGACCAAGACGTACTCGCTCGATGAGGTCGCACCGCAGTTGTGCCACCTGGCCGAGAGAGGTTCGGCTGTCGTTTCGCTTCTTAATGGAGTGACCGCCCGCGAGCGCTTGATCGCACATGGCGTTGCATCAGAACAGATCATAGACGGGGTCGCGTACATGACGTCGTTCCGAGTCGAGCCAGGGGTGGTCGAACGGAAGGCGTCTCATCAGCGGATCGTCGTCCCTACGCCTTCCTCCGAGAGCGAGGGAACACCGTCGGAGCGTGTCCAGGACGCCTTCACCGATACGCTGGTCGGCGTGGAGACTGCGGAAGACATCCGGGTCGAGCTTTGGGAGAAAATGTCCGTCGTCTGTGTGCTCTCGATCCTCTGTGCGATGGGTGAGCGGAACATGGGCTCTGTCCGGGCGCACCCTTACCGACGGTCGCTTCAACAGCAGGCCATCGGCGAAGTCCTGGCGACGGGCCGCGCGCAGGGTGTGCCCATCCCAGAAGGCGCTGAAGCTCGCATCGATGAGCGGCTCGACCAATTCCCCGACGACTTCTTTCCCAGTGTCATCCATGATCTGAATGGACGTCGGCGCACGGAGATGAGCGACCTCGGGGGATGTGTGGTTCGTCTCGGGCGAGAGGGTGGCGTCCGTGCCCCTCTTCATGAGGCCGGTACGCTCATCGTGCATTTGGCTGAGGCCGTGTACCGCTCGGGGTGA